GGTGTCAGACCGATCAGTGTCGCCAGTGCCCCCGCCGAAAGTGGGCCGTGGGCGCCGATGACCCCCAGCGCCCGCTGATCGACCGCGCTGACTCCCAGGTATGACCCGACCGCCTCATGGAACGCGACCACCGCCGTACTGAGTTCACGTCCCAACGCAGGCCCCGGATCGCCGTCTTCTCCTCGCGCCACCAAATCAGTATACCGAGCTAAATATTTCGGTACGCTGAAGTAATTCGTGCTGCGATGGGAGGGCTCTCGATGAGTACGGCACTGCGTGGTGAGTTCAGGTTGGCGTTGGAGGTGCCCGGCTGGGCATGGCGGTTCTACCTGCGTCATTTCCTGCCGATCGTCGGGTTGTCGCTGGTCGCCTCGGTGCAACGGCTGATGGTGGTGAACTGGGCGGAGCAGATCCCGACCGCGGCCGTGGTGGCCTCGGAGATCCTGGTGCTGGGCGCGCGGCTGCTGCTGTTCGTGGTGCTCTGGCAGTTGGCCATGCGCAACACCGCGTGGCACTGGGACAACCTGTCCGAGTTCGCCCGGCTGCATTGGCCGAGCCTGCTGATCCAGGGCGCACTGCTTTCGGTGGCATTCCTGGTCTTCGACCTGCTCGCGGAGAACGTCGTGGCGGGCTTACTGGCCGAGGAAACCAGGTCGACCTACCTCGCGGTGCTGCTGTTCGTGAAGAACCCGACCGTCATCGCCTTCACCTTCGTCTGGTGGGTGGGGCTGGCGCGTCAGATGCTGCGCACGGCCCCCGAGAAAACCCCGGCCTGAAGCGCGGCCGTCTGGGTCTCGCGCGCACCAGGATGCTCGGTCTGCGGTGGGCAATCCGGCATCACGCGCGCGATCGATCGATTCGAGGGACACCCACCGCGCGCCGCCGGGGCCGGGCGCGATGCCATGCGGTTCGGATCCGGTGGACAGTTCGTCGCTTCGGATGTCGTCATCGCGGGCGAATGCACCGCCGCAGCTCTCGGCTAGCTCGAGCAGGGGAACACCCCCGCGTGCGCGGGGCGGATCCCGTCGGCGTGGTACCTGACCGTCAAGGGGCAGGAACACCCCCGCGTGCGCGGGGCGGATATTATCGTAGAGGTGGCAGCGTGAAGCACACAGGGAACACCCCCGCGTGCGCGGGGCGGATACTTGTTGACCTGGGGTTCTACCGACCGGTAACCGGGTTTTCGACCACTAAGAATTCGAGTCTAGAGATCGATCGACGCCGCGACCACACCGCCACCGTCGCACCCGACAGACCGCCCGCCCCGCGACCAACGGCCCTCGAAAGCCCGCCAGCCCCATCACATTCACCACCCGAACAAAACCTCAGCGACCAGACGTACGTTCTCCCGACGGCGTCACGCGCGCGATCGCGCCAGCCTCCAGTGCGATCCAGAGCCCACCGTCGGCGCCGAGCGCGATGCCGTGTGGTTCCGGCTTGTCGGCGGGAAGGTCATAGCTTCGGATAGCGCCCTCATGATCGATTCGACCGGCCCGTCCCGCGCCCCATTCGGTGAACCAGCAGGCCCCATCGGGCCCGGCGGTGATGGCATGGGGCCGGGCGTCGCGGTCGGGCAGTGGAAACTCGGTGATGGCTCCATCGACGGTGATCCGACCGATCTGGCCTGCGATGATCTCGACGAACCACAGTGCGTCGTCACTGCCCCGCGTGATGCCGACCGGCCCCGCGCCCTCGGTCGGCAGCGGGAAGACGGTCACCTCGCCGCCGGTGGTAATACGGCCGATGGCGTTGGCCTGGTTCATCGTGAACCACAGCGCGCCATCCGGGCCTGCGACGATCATGGAGGGAAAGGTGCCGGTATCCGGCAGCGCGAACTCGGTGATCTCGCCCGCGGGGGTGATCCGCCCGATTCGGTCGGTGTTCATCTCGGTGAACCACAGCGCGTCGTCGGGTCCGACCGCGAGGCCGTAGGGCGCGGAGTCCGGGGTGGGCAGCTCGAATTCGCTGATGTCGCCGTCGGTGGTGCTGCGGCCGATCCGATTTCCGTGCAGCTCGGTGAACCACAGGGCATCGTCCGGCCCGGCGACGATGAGCGCGGGCCCGGCGGTGGCGGAGTCCAGGGCGTGGGTGCGTTGAGTTCCGTCGAGCGCCATCCGACCGATCCGCCCCTGGTGGACATGGGTGAACCACATCGCGCCGTCCGGACCGGCCGCGGTCGCATAGGGCCCCTCGCCGGGCTCCCCCGCCGGAAACGCCACGATCGTCACATCAGGGCCGTTGGTCATGCCGGACAGTAAAGCCGCCGGACCCTACGGGCGCGAACGCATTTCGCGCCCGTAGGTCCCGTTGCTTCGCCCCGACCGCGTCTCAGGCGGCTCCGGCAAGCCACTCGTCACCGGAGCCGCAGAGCCAAGAAGCAGAGATCACTCGGCTTCGAGCACGAAGAACAGGAAGCTCGGCGCGGTCTCCAACAGGTAGAACACGTCGGGGAACAGCTCGCGCCCGGCTTCGTCAGGCTGGGGTTCGCTGATGCGCGCGATCCGGAAGCCCGCTGCGGTGAAGTCGTCGGTCATCTTGTGGAGCGGCCGGTTCCAGAAGGCGAGTTGGATGGTTGTGCCGCCCATCTCGAACTCGCCGACGTCGCGGTAGACCTCGAAGTAGTTGGGCCTGTGCCCGGACATCCGTTGGATGCAGTAATCAGCCGTCGGGTGATTGACCGAGGCGATGAGTCGCCCGCCGGGTCGCAGCACGCGCCGCAGTTCAGCGAGTGTCGGCCCCCAGTCCTTCAGGTAGTGCAGGGACAGCGAGGCGATGACGTCGTCGAATTCGCCGTCCGCATAAGGCAGTGGCTCGGCGAGGTCGTGGACCCGCAGGTCGACGTCGTCCCCGAGCCGTTTCCTGGCGATCTCCAGCATCCCGGCGCTCTTGTCGAATCCGCTCACGAGGGCGCCCCGGTCGCGCAGCTCCTTGCTGAGCGGGCCCGCACCACAACCGGCGTCGAGGATCTTGCGTCCGGCCACGTCGCCTGCCAGCCGCAGGGTCGCGGGCCGTTCGTAGTAGGCGTTCTCGAGGCTGCTCTCGTTCTCGGTGTTGTATATCTCGGCGAAGCTGTTGTAGTTGTTCACCTGGTCGGACTCGGGGATCGACGTCATACAGACGATCTTGGCAGTCTCGGCTGAGCCAAGTCTGTCGATCAGAATTCTCCGGACACCGCAAGGTGTTCTGGCAGCGTGGCCGGGCCCGATAACGAGGCCAGCAGACAGCGGTTGCAGGGCGCACCGCAGCCGGGGGCGAGTTGTTCGAGGTCCTCGCCGAGCCGGAACAGCGCGCCGCACCGGGCCGTCATCGTGGTGGCGGATAGCCCGCTGTCCTCGACGATGTGGACGTCGATGGTGCCGCGTCGCCGGACGAACAGCCGGAAGTCGGAGCCGACCGGTTCGATGGCGGGTTCGTCCCAGATGATCGCCTGACAGTCGGCGCAGTCGACGACCTCGGCGGGCACGCCCGGCAGCATCTCGGCTGGCGGCGGCCCGATGGTCAGCGGGATTCCGCAGAGCGAGAAGGCCTGTTCTCCGGCGCTGGGCAGGGTTTCGCCTTCGTCGACGAACACGGCGTGCCGCTGGCAGACGATGCCGACCTCGGGCAGCGTGACCTGGTCGATCAGCAGCGGGTCGGTGGCGCGGAGGGGTTCGTCGGGGTTCGCGGTGGGTTCGACGACCGGCTCGGATGCCGGGATCGCGGGCTCGGCATTGCTGCCGTGTTGGTCGCCGGGTGTGCGGTCGGTCATCGTCGGTCTCCCGCCATCGCCAGGACATAGGGCCGAATCCGCGCCGCCCGGCGGAGAAATCGTGCGGTGATCTGACTGCGCCGCCGGGGCTGGGGAAGAGTGGTCACGAGGCACGCACCAGGGTGAGAGCGGGCGAGGCGAGGAGCCGCAGACAGTCGGGGCAGCGTTGATCGTCGTAATAGCACTCGTGGATCGGCGACCGATTGAGCGCGACGAACCGCGACCGCCCGCACATCGGGGAGACGACCACCGATTCGGCCCGGTAGTCGGCTCGACCGTGGTGTGTCTCGCCTGGGCGCACCGCGCGGACGAACCACTCGACCGGCCTCACGACGGCCTCGCCGCGAACTCGGCTTCCCGCACCAGCCGGAGGAGTTCGGGTAGCTGGCGATCCTCGATCACCCAGCGGCCCAAGGAACCGAGCCGATTCAGGACGGACAGCTCCAGACCGTGACCCACATGCCGAAGCTGGAGTTGGTTCGGCTCGGTATGCCGCATCGCCGCCAGCCTCGCCATGCCGCGCTGTTCCACGGTCGTGAGGAACAGCCGGGCATCGCGCCGGGCGAGTTCGGTGCTCACGGTCGATCTGGTGCCGCGCCCGCCATCGAAAACGAGGACCCGACCCTCATAACCGACGGCCACCCGCACCGCATGCCGCACACACCGGTGAATCCAGTGGGCGGGCACCGATCCCATCACGATCACCGGGCACCCCCAGCTGGAAGCGGCGTGCGGGCACCAACGCGAAACTCCTCCTGCATCGCCGCCGCCTCGGCGGCACAGCGAGCCAGGATCGACGCGGCCGAGACCGTGCGGGGCCGCCGATGCCGGGCCGGATCTGGGGAAACGGGCCGGTAGCTCCACACCGTGAGGACCGCGCCGAAGACGACGAGCAGAACGCCGGTCAGGACGAGCGCGGTCATGAGGCACCGCCGGGACGAAGCCAGCAGTAGCGCTGGGATCGAACTATCTCTTGCTCTTGCACTGACGAGACCTCCGAAAACCTTGGTTCAGTGGCGCAGAACCAGTCTGCGATTCGGAAGCAACACGCGTCAATGACACGTTCGGGTGTACTCGCCCAACAAGGCGCTGATCTAGCCTGTGCTGCATGAACCGCACCAGAAACGGCGCGAAAAGCCCTCGCGCACGAGCGTTGGGGAGCGCGCTAGCGGAAGCCCGACATGCTGCGGGCCTCACTCAACGCGCGACGGCTTCGCGCCTCGGCGTGCACCACACTCGTATCGCTCGCGCCGAAACCGGTGCGCATCCGCCTTCATCCGAGGACACCGCAAGCATCCTGGCGCTCTTCGGTATCACGGGCGCGCACCGTGACGAGATTCTGGAGATGGCCCGCGACATCGATCGCGGAAACTGGACTGTGACGGGTGCTGGCGTGCCATCGGCGCTTACCACTCTGGTCGACTACGAACGGGAAGCCACCGCGATCACCGTGAGCACACCGTTGTTGGTGCCCGGTCTGCTGCAAACCATGTCCTACGCGCGGGCGATCATCAGCGCCGGTGATGCCACGCCGGAGGAGATCGAAGCCCGAACCATGTACCGGATGGGACGCCAAGAGATTCTTCGGGCCGCCACGGCCCCGCGCTTCATGTCGATCTTCCATGAGTGGGCGCTGCAAAGCCCGGTCGGCGGACACGCGGCGATGGCTGAACAGATGAAACGTCTGCTGAGCTGGATCGAACACGACCACATCTCGGTGCAGGTCGTGCCGTCCTCAATAGGCCCGTCTGTCTCGTCTTCCGG
This Actinoalloteichus hymeniacidonis DNA region includes the following protein-coding sequences:
- a CDS encoding Vgb family protein, with product MTNGPDVTIVAFPAGEPGEGPYATAAGPDGAMWFTHVHQGRIGRMALDGTQRTHALDSATAGPALIVAGPDDALWFTELHGNRIGRSTTDGDISEFELPTPDSAPYGLAVGPDDALWFTEMNTDRIGRITPAGEITEFALPDTGTFPSMIVAGPDGALWFTMNQANAIGRITTGGEVTVFPLPTEGAGPVGITRGSDDALWFVEIIAGQIGRITVDGAITEFPLPDRDARPHAITAGPDGACWFTEWGAGRAGRIDHEGAIRSYDLPADKPEPHGIALGADGGLWIALEAGAIARVTPSGERTSGR
- a CDS encoding helix-turn-helix domain-containing protein, with amino-acid sequence MNRTRNGAKSPRARALGSALAEARHAAGLTQRATASRLGVHHTRIARAETGAHPPSSEDTASILALFGITGAHRDEILEMARDIDRGNWTVTGAGVPSALTTLVDYEREATAITVSTPLLVPGLLQTMSYARAIISAGDATPEEIEARTMYRMGRQEILRAATAPRFMSIFHEWALQSPVGGHAAMAEQMKRLLSWIEHDHISVQVVPSSIGPSVSSSGNFSIYEFDRSPPIVHLEHLSASTFVDDARHIANFLAAREIVLKEAMSPEESIKLITDVYLPHHQERQDR
- a CDS encoding class I SAM-dependent methyltransferase, with translation MTSIPESDQVNNYNSFAEIYNTENESSLENAYYERPATLRLAGDVAGRKILDAGCGAGPLSKELRDRGALVSGFDKSAGMLEIARKRLGDDVDLRVHDLAEPLPYADGEFDDVIASLSLHYLKDWGPTLAELRRVLRPGGRLIASVNHPTADYCIQRMSGHRPNYFEVYRDVGEFEMGGTTIQLAFWNRPLHKMTDDFTAAGFRIARISEPQPDEAGRELFPDVFYLLETAPSFLFFVLEAE